A genomic window from Zonotrichia leucophrys gambelii isolate GWCS_2022_RI chromosome 25, RI_Zleu_2.0, whole genome shotgun sequence includes:
- the LOC135457659 gene encoding scale keratin-like produces the protein MSNVNSECQPGCEVSCTQPCAYSRSLEPCIASCGDSKAVVFPPPVVLTFPGPTMSTCSQESIVGASQPMVMGAPLASISDEPYGVGSSFGPGGMAGAGPSFGSGGSFGYGGSSGMGGPMGYGGSFGYGMQSSRGSCGYGGVLGARGSFGSGGACGYGGSLGMGGSSYSRRFRSARGGSCVGSWGSS, from the coding sequence ATGTCCAACGTCAACTCCgagtgccagcctggctgcgAGGTGTcctgcacccagccctgtgcctacagcaggagcctggagccctgcATCGCCTCCTGTGGGGACTCCAAAGCCGTGGTGTTCCCTCCTCCCGTGGTCCTCACCTTCCCGGGCCCCACCATGAGCAcctgctcccaggagagcaTAGTGGGAGCGTCCCAACCCATGGTGATGGGTGCTCCCCTCGCCAGCATCTCCGATGAGCCCTATGGGGTGGGCAGCTCCTTCGGGCCTGGGGGCATGGCTGGGGCAGGACCCTCCTTCGGATCCGGGGGCTCCTTTGGCTACGGGGGCTCCTCGGGGATGGGGGGTCCCATGGGATATGGGGGTTCCTTTGGTTACGGAATGCAGAGTTCCCGTGGGTCCTGTGGCTACGGGGGCGTGCTGGGGGCCAGGGGTTCctttgggtctgggggtgcctgTGGCTACGGAGGCTCCCTGGGCATGGGGGGCTCCTCGTACAGCCGGAGGTTCCGCAGCGCCCGCGGCGGATCCTgtgtggggagctggggctcaTCCTAA